The following are encoded together in the Zingiber officinale cultivar Zhangliang chromosome 8A, Zo_v1.1, whole genome shotgun sequence genome:
- the LOC122011207 gene encoding uncharacterized protein LOC122011207, protein MKKLEKLFFKCTRWQVEETTDLINCPYHYFCDSTYQEDYTLVVDFLVLLFILTSFFSATVFTLLDFSQRPTSAADLSIGRLKRRYLLPSGPIALPLVVLILANGQRINTMFPLSRIGPALLQLVYISALAFRNRDESDMKYSVLEASTISGILHASLHLDSILVAYYTGLAALRESTFSGLCASCVCRKDALVLGGSLSGYRGWSKATVLTAIAICSRMVCRVFGEERLSLAIRLAVEGVSWVFVAENSIGLLMGVADWSLLDLVVYGGICSLIFLNFLRMGIHLLASMAGKNGHQAEKKKAFWCHDVEMQQ, encoded by the coding sequence ATGAAGAAATTAGAGAAGCTGTTCTTCAAGTGCACAAGGTGGCAAGTTGAAGAAACCACAGATCTCATCAACTGCCCTTACCATTACTTCTGCGACAGCACTTACCAGGAAGACTACACTCTGGTCGTCGACTTTCTTGTGCTCCTCTTCATCCTTACGTCGTTCTTCTCTGCCACTGTCTTCACTCTTCTAGATTTCAGCCAGAGACCAACCTCGGCAGCTGATCTCAGTATTGGGAGATTGAAGAGAAGGTATCTGCTGCCTTCAGGTCCAATTGCACTCCCTCTTGTTGTCCTAATCTTGGCAAATGGACAGAGGATAAACACTATGTTCCCCCTCTCACGCATAGGACCAGCTCTCCTCCAACTCGTCTACATTTCAGCTCTGGCTTTCAGAAACAGAGATGAGAGCGACATGAAGTATTCGGTGCTCGAAGCATCAACAATTTCTGGGATTCTGCATGCAAGTCTGCACCTGGACTCAATCCTGGTGGCTTACTACACAGGGCTGGCAGCTCTGAGGGAGTCCACCTTCTCCGGCCTCTGCGCCTCGTGTGTGTGCCGCAAGGATGCACTGGTCCTCGGCGGGAGCCTTTCTGGCTACCGGGGCTGGTCGAAGGCCACAGTGTTGACAGCCATTGCTATTTGTTCCAGAATGGTGTGCAGGGTCTTTGGGGAGGAAAGGTTGAGCTTGGCAATCAGGTTGGCAGTGGAAGGTGTCAGCTGGGTGTTTGTTGCAGAGAACTCGATTGGCCTGTTGATGGGAGTTGCAGATTGGAGCTTGCTTGATTTGGTTGTGTATGGAGGGATCTGTTCTTTGATCTTTCTCAATTTCCTTAGAATGGGCATCCATCTGCTTGCTTCCATGGCAGGGAAGAATGGCCATCAGGCTGAAAAGAAGAAGGCTTTCTGGTGCCATGATGTGGAGATGCAACAGTGA
- the LOC122010100 gene encoding 40S ribosomal protein S17-like: protein MGRVRTKTVKKSSRQVIERYYSRMTLDFHTNKKILEEVAIIPSKRLRNKIAGFSTHLMRRIQRGPVRGISLKLQEEERERRMDFVPDESAIKVDQIVVDKETIDMLASLGMADLPGVEKQADAPAAQAYPTRPGGYGGRRN from the coding sequence ATGGGCCGCGTTCGAACGAAGACGGTGAAGAAATCGTCCCGCCAGGTAATCGAGCGGTACTACTCGCGGATGACCCTCGACTTCCACACCAACAAGAAGATCCTGGAGGAGGTCGCCATCATCCCTTCGAAGCGTCTCCGTAACAAGATCGCTGGATTCTCCACCCATCTCATGCGCCGCATCCAGCGCGGCCCCGTCCGCGGCATCTCCCTCAAGCTGCAGGAGGAGGAGCGCGAGCGTCGCATGGACTTCGTTCCCGACGAGTCGGCTATCAAGGTCGACCAGATTGTGGTCGACAAGGAGACAATAGACATGCTTGCCTCACTCGGCATGGCTGACCTCCCTGGAGTCGAGAAGCAGGCAGATGCTCCGGCGGCCCAGGCATACCCGACCCGGCCCGGTGGGTACGGAGGCCGTAGGAACTAA